The following are encoded together in the Desulfobaccales bacterium genome:
- a CDS encoding pentapeptide repeat-containing protein — protein MVGARLEKVGQVWRRVKPCILGFLVVLVAAGAVWALIYVPKMQVPVCPPGKDGLPPKICFDIENEARKTLAYIMAGVLAIIGIYMGFRRIRASENQVRSLEQQVVVAQEGQITERFTRAIEQLGSDRMEIRLGGIYALERIANDSDKDYWTIMETLTAYVRERVPWREQAQDEKGKTSGEEPVVQEALTPEAPTAAGAAEEQNATAATAITPAPAAPKPATDIQAILTVLGRRKYRYRQKEEKGRLDLRNTDLRGADLTVAHLEGANLVKAHLEDADLQEAHLEGADLTVAHLEGANLWKTHLEGANLWFAHLEGADLWEAHLEGADLKVGFLEGTDLLETHLEGADLRGAMGLTPEQLAQAIIDEKTILPDYLQEETQEGKGPEGGQEE, from the coding sequence ATGGTGGGAGCGCGCTTGGAAAAAGTGGGGCAGGTGTGGCGACGGGTTAAGCCTTGTATCCTGGGGTTTCTGGTTGTTTTGGTGGCGGCCGGGGCTGTCTGGGCCTTGATTTATGTGCCCAAGATGCAGGTGCCGGTCTGTCCGCCGGGCAAGGATGGTCTGCCGCCCAAGATTTGCTTCGATATTGAAAACGAGGCCAGAAAGACCCTGGCTTACATTATGGCTGGCGTTCTGGCTATCATCGGCATCTATATGGGCTTTAGGCGTATCCGGGCTTCGGAGAATCAGGTTAGGTCTTTGGAGCAGCAGGTTGTGGTGGCCCAGGAAGGCCAGATCACCGAACGCTTCACCCGGGCCATCGAGCAGTTGGGCAGCGACCGGATGGAAATCCGTCTGGGGGGCATCTACGCCTTGGAGCGCATCGCCAACGACTCGGACAAAGATTACTGGACGATTATGGAGACCCTTACCGCGTACGTGCGGGAGCGGGTGCCCTGGCGGGAGCAAGCCCAGGACGAAAAAGGGAAAACCTCCGGGGAAGAACCCGTGGTTCAGGAAGCCTTAACCCCGGAGGCGCCCACCGCGGCCGGAGCCGCAGAAGAACAGAACGCCACTGCGGCAACCGCGATCACCCCGGCGCCGGCGGCCCCCAAGCCGGCCACGGACATCCAGGCCATTTTAACGGTATTGGGGAGGCGCAAGTACCGCTACCGCCAGAAAGAAGAGAAGGGGCGGTTGGATTTGCGGAACACCGATTTGCGTGGGGCCGACCTCACGGTAGCCCACCTGGAGGGGGCCAACCTCGTCAAAGCCCACCTGGAGGACGCCGACCTCCAGGAAGCCCACCTGGAGGGCGCCGACCTCACGGTAGCCCACCTGGAGGGGGCCAACCTCTGGAAAACCCACCTGGAGGGGGCCAACCTCTGGTTCGCCCACCTGGAGGGGGCCGACCTCTGGGAAGCCCACCTGGAGGGGGCCGACCTCAAGGTGGGCTTCCTGGAGGGGACCGACCTCTTGGAAACCCACCTGGAGGGCGCCGACCTCAGGGGAGCCATGGGCCTCACCCCGGAGCAACTGGCCCAGGCTATTATAGATGAGAAAACCATCTTGCCCGATTATTTGCAGGAGGAAACCCAAGAGGGCAAAGGGCCGGAGGGGGGCCAAGAGGAATAA
- the gltA gene encoding NADPH-dependent glutamate synthase yields the protein MSEEAKAPKKEKIPRQKMPEQEPKVRARNFEEVPFGYTVDQAMLEAQRCIQCKDPRCKQGCPVEIDIPQFILKIKEGDFEGAIRKLWEKNSLPAVCGRVCPQEVQCEGMCIVGKKDAPVAIGNLERFAADYQREHGKQILPPKPEPSGKKVAVVGAGPSGLTVAGDLMQKGHDVTIFEALHGPGGVLLYGIPEFRLPKAIVAQECNFLEQMGAKIEVNSVIGRSETVDELLERFDAVFLGVGAGLPVFLKIPGEHFIGVYSANEYLTRANLMKAYDFPNYDTPIVKGKNVATFGGGNVAMDGARTALRLGADHSYIIYRRSHDELPARGAEVHHAEEEGVEFLLLSNPLRFLGDEATGRLTGVECLKMELGEPDASGRRRPVPIPGSEFIVEIDTAVISIGSGSNPLLTKSTPGLALNKWGYIVADPKTGKTMKPRVWAGGDIVTGSATVILAMGAGRQASNSIHDYLITGW from the coding sequence ATGTCGGAAGAAGCAAAAGCCCCCAAAAAAGAAAAGATCCCCAGGCAAAAGATGCCGGAGCAGGAACCCAAGGTCAGGGCCCGCAACTTCGAAGAAGTGCCCTTCGGTTACACCGTTGACCAGGCTATGCTTGAGGCCCAACGCTGCATCCAGTGCAAAGACCCCCGCTGCAAACAGGGCTGCCCGGTAGAAATCGATATACCCCAGTTTATCTTAAAGATTAAGGAAGGCGACTTTGAAGGCGCCATCCGCAAACTCTGGGAGAAAAACTCCCTGCCCGCGGTGTGCGGCCGGGTCTGCCCCCAGGAAGTGCAGTGCGAAGGCATGTGCATTGTCGGCAAAAAAGACGCCCCGGTGGCCATCGGCAACCTGGAGCGCTTTGCGGCTGACTATCAGCGGGAACATGGCAAGCAAATCCTGCCCCCCAAGCCCGAACCCTCAGGCAAGAAGGTGGCGGTGGTGGGAGCGGGTCCCTCGGGCCTGACCGTGGCCGGCGACCTGATGCAGAAGGGCCATGACGTCACCATCTTTGAGGCCCTGCACGGCCCAGGCGGCGTGCTGCTCTACGGTATCCCGGAATTCCGTCTGCCCAAGGCCATTGTGGCCCAGGAGTGTAATTTCCTGGAACAAATGGGGGCCAAGATCGAGGTCAACTCGGTCATCGGCCGCTCCGAGACCGTGGATGAATTGCTGGAACGCTTCGACGCCGTCTTTCTGGGCGTGGGCGCAGGCCTGCCCGTGTTCCTGAAAATTCCCGGCGAGCACTTCATCGGGGTCTACTCCGCCAACGAGTACCTGACCCGCGCCAACCTCATGAAGGCCTACGACTTCCCCAACTACGACACGCCCATCGTCAAAGGCAAGAACGTGGCCACCTTCGGCGGCGGCAACGTGGCCATGGACGGAGCCCGCACCGCCCTGCGCCTGGGCGCCGACCATTCCTACATCATCTACCGGCGCTCTCATGACGAACTGCCCGCCCGCGGCGCTGAAGTCCACCACGCCGAGGAAGAGGGCGTCGAGTTCCTGCTGCTCTCCAATCCGCTGCGTTTCCTGGGCGATGAGGCCACCGGTCGTCTCACCGGGGTCGAGTGCCTGAAGATGGAACTGGGCGAGCCCGATGCCTCCGGGCGGCGGCGTCCGGTACCCATACCGGGCTCCGAGTTCATCGTGGAAATCGACACTGCGGTTATCTCCATCGGTTCAGGCAGCAACCCCTTGCTCACCAAGAGCACCCCGGGTCTGGCCTTGAATAAATGGGGCTACATCGTAGCCGACCCCAAGACCGGCAAAACCATGAAACCCAGAGTCTGGGCCGGCGGCGATATCGTCACGGGTTCTGCCACCGTCATCCTGGCCATGGGCGCCGGCCGCCAGGCCTCCAACTCCATCCACGACTACCTGATCACAGGGTGGTAG
- a CDS encoding sulfide/dihydroorotate dehydrogenase-like FAD/NAD-binding protein, producing the protein MFEIVERVEMAQGTIISNWIKAPKIAAKAKPGQFVILRANEKGERIPLTMADTDPAKGLINIIYMVVGKSTALFKTLKVGDSYLDVIGPLGQATHLENVGKVICVGGGTGIAVLHPITRGLKQIGNYVYSVIGSRSKDLLIMEDKMKAASDELMICTDDGTYGHKGFVTEKLKETLARDKDIKLAVCIGPVPMMKFCCKVTKEFGVKTLVSLNPIMVDGTGMCGCCRVKVADQMKFACVDGPEFEGHEVDWDELDLRLRSYMIEEKVTYDQFKECHGGGKCSCCS; encoded by the coding sequence ATGTTCGAAATAGTGGAACGCGTCGAAATGGCCCAGGGCACTATCATCAGCAACTGGATCAAGGCCCCCAAGATTGCGGCCAAGGCCAAACCGGGGCAGTTCGTCATCCTGCGGGCCAATGAGAAGGGCGAACGCATCCCCCTGACCATGGCGGATACCGATCCGGCCAAAGGTCTGATCAACATCATTTATATGGTGGTGGGCAAGAGCACTGCGCTCTTCAAAACTTTGAAGGTCGGAGACTCCTACCTGGATGTCATCGGTCCTTTGGGACAGGCCACCCACCTGGAAAACGTGGGTAAGGTGATCTGCGTCGGCGGCGGCACCGGTATCGCAGTCCTGCACCCCATTACCCGGGGCCTGAAACAGATAGGCAATTATGTCTATTCCGTCATCGGCTCCCGCTCCAAAGACCTGCTCATCATGGAAGACAAGATGAAGGCCGCGTCCGATGAGCTCATGATCTGCACCGACGACGGCACTTACGGCCATAAGGGGTTCGTCACCGAAAAACTGAAGGAAACCCTGGCCAGGGATAAGGACATTAAACTGGCAGTGTGCATAGGCCCCGTGCCCATGATGAAGTTCTGCTGCAAGGTCACGAAGGAATTTGGGGTTAAAACCCTGGTGAGCCTTAACCCCATCATGGTGGATGGCACCGGCATGTGCGGCTGCTGCCGGGTCAAAGTCGCGGACCAGATGAAGTTCGCCTGCGTGGACGGGCCGGAGTTTGAAGGCCATGAGGTCGATTGGGACGAACTGGACCTGCGCCTGCGCTCTTATATGATCGAGGAAAAGGTCACCTACGACCAGTTCAAAGAATGCCACGGCGGCGGGAAATGCTCCTGTTGCAGCTAA
- a CDS encoding formate--tetrahydrofolate ligase, translated as MAKYDPVKQADWQIAEIAEAEMIPFDAMCDKLEIPKDERIPHGQKIGRVDYMKCLERLKNKPDGKYIEVTAITPTPLGEGKSTTSMGLIEGLGARKQNVGGALRQPSGGPTMNIKGTAAGGGISLLIPMTEFSLGLTGDINNIMNAHNLAMVAMTSRMQHEFNYDDAQLAKRNLKRLNMDPRNVEMGWILDFCAQSLRNMIIGMGTTKADGFMMQSKTGIAVSSEVMAILSIFNGLADFKKRLNEIVVAYDKKGNPVTTGDLEVGNAMMAWMVPSINPTLMQSVEKQPVFVHAGPFANIAVGQSSIVADQVGLKLFDYHITESGFGADIGFEKFWNVKCRFSGLIPNVSVLTATVRGLKHHGVNAGALPCPPGRPVPKEYFSSSPETFKWLEEGVQNAVHHVRNIKKAGINPVVCINAFHFDSKEEHDLIRRACEAEGARVAVSKHWQFGGEGALEFADAVIDACKEKNEFKFLYPNELPLRKRVELIAKEVYGADGVDFAPEANAKAIRFEADPKFNEYATMMVKTHLSLTHDPSKKGTPKGWRLPVRDFLIYGGAKFICPVCGAISLMPGTGSDPAYRRVDVDVKTGKVTGLF; from the coding sequence ATGGCGAAGTATGATCCGGTTAAACAGGCTGACTGGCAGATTGCCGAAATCGCCGAAGCGGAGATGATTCCTTTTGACGCAATGTGCGATAAGTTGGAAATCCCCAAAGACGAGCGCATCCCGCACGGTCAGAAAATCGGCCGCGTCGATTACATGAAGTGCCTGGAACGCCTGAAGAACAAACCCGACGGCAAGTACATCGAAGTCACCGCCATCACCCCCACTCCCCTGGGGGAAGGCAAATCCACCACCTCCATGGGCCTGATCGAGGGCCTGGGCGCCCGCAAGCAGAACGTGGGCGGCGCCCTCCGCCAGCCCTCCGGCGGCCCCACCATGAACATCAAGGGCACCGCGGCCGGCGGCGGTATCTCGCTGCTGATCCCCATGACCGAATTCTCCCTGGGCCTCACCGGCGACATCAACAACATCATGAACGCCCACAACCTGGCCATGGTGGCGATGACCTCCCGGATGCAGCACGAATTTAACTATGACGACGCCCAACTGGCCAAACGGAATCTGAAGCGCCTGAACATGGACCCTCGCAACGTCGAAATGGGCTGGATCCTTGACTTCTGCGCCCAATCCCTGCGGAACATGATCATCGGTATGGGCACCACCAAGGCCGACGGCTTCATGATGCAGTCCAAAACCGGCATCGCCGTGTCCTCCGAAGTTATGGCCATCCTGTCCATTTTTAACGGCTTGGCGGACTTCAAGAAACGCTTGAACGAAATCGTCGTAGCTTACGACAAGAAGGGCAACCCTGTCACCACCGGCGACCTGGAAGTGGGCAACGCCATGATGGCCTGGATGGTCCCCTCCATCAACCCCACCCTGATGCAGAGCGTGGAGAAGCAGCCTGTCTTCGTGCACGCCGGTCCCTTTGCCAACATCGCCGTGGGGCAAAGCTCCATCGTCGCCGACCAGGTCGGCCTGAAGCTGTTCGACTACCACATCACCGAGTCCGGCTTTGGCGCTGACATCGGCTTTGAGAAATTCTGGAACGTCAAATGCCGTTTCAGCGGCCTCATTCCCAATGTGTCGGTGCTTACCGCCACCGTCCGCGGCCTGAAACACCACGGGGTCAACGCCGGCGCCCTGCCGTGCCCTCCGGGCCGGCCCGTCCCCAAAGAGTACTTCTCATCCTCGCCCGAGACCTTCAAATGGTTGGAAGAGGGCGTACAGAACGCGGTGCACCATGTCCGCAACATCAAGAAAGCCGGCATCAACCCGGTGGTGTGTATCAACGCCTTCCATTTCGACTCCAAGGAAGAGCATGACCTGATCCGGCGGGCCTGTGAAGCCGAAGGCGCCCGGGTGGCAGTGTCCAAGCACTGGCAGTTCGGCGGCGAAGGCGCCCTGGAGTTTGCCGATGCGGTCATAGATGCTTGCAAAGAGAAGAACGAGTTCAAGTTCCTCTATCCCAACGAGCTGCCCCTGCGCAAGCGCGTTGAGTTGATCGCCAAAGAAGTGTACGGCGCTGACGGCGTGGACTTCGCCCCCGAAGCCAATGCCAAGGCCATACGTTTTGAAGCGGATCCCAAGTTCAACGAATATGCCACCATGATGGTCAAGACGCACCTGTCCCTGACCCATGATCCCAGCAAGAAAGGCACTCCCAAGGGTTGGCGGTTGCCCGTCCGTGACTTCCTCATCTACGGCGGCGCCAAGTTCATCTGCCCCGTGTGCGGCGCCATCTCCCTGATGCCCGGCACCGGTTCCGACCCGGCCTACCGCCGTGTCGACGTCGATGTGAAGACCGGCAAAGTGACCGGCCTGTTCTAA
- a CDS encoding methylenetetrahydrofolate reductase C-terminal domain-containing protein — MVIAESKPLAEILDMVKDFKKIVVAGCKGCVTVCCAGGEKEVAILASELKIARKAAGNELEVKEYTCERQCDPEYIEPLDDLVDGADAIVSIACSVGPQYCAARYPYLRVFPGLNTTSIGGATEHGVWKEFCQACGSCIIGNFGGLCPITRCAKQLLNGPCGGSSEGICEVGKGSIPCIWQLIYDRLKNLGELHKLTEVQLYKNWSTSRDGGLRTTIREELKQ, encoded by the coding sequence ATGGTCATAGCGGAATCGAAACCCCTGGCGGAAATCCTGGATATGGTCAAGGATTTCAAAAAGATCGTGGTGGCTGGCTGTAAAGGCTGCGTGACCGTATGTTGTGCGGGTGGCGAAAAAGAGGTGGCCATTCTGGCCTCCGAGCTCAAGATCGCCCGCAAAGCCGCCGGGAATGAGTTGGAAGTGAAGGAATATACCTGTGAACGGCAATGCGATCCCGAATATATCGAGCCGCTGGACGACCTGGTGGACGGCGCTGACGCCATAGTCTCCATTGCCTGTAGCGTCGGGCCCCAGTATTGCGCCGCCCGCTACCCCTATCTCCGGGTTTTCCCGGGCCTCAACACTACCAGCATCGGCGGGGCTACGGAACACGGGGTCTGGAAGGAATTTTGCCAGGCCTGCGGTAGCTGTATCATCGGCAATTTTGGTGGGCTGTGCCCCATCACCCGCTGCGCCAAGCAGCTCTTGAATGGGCCCTGTGGAGGCTCTTCCGAGGGCATCTGCGAAGTCGGTAAGGGCTCCATCCCCTGCATCTGGCAACTGATTTACGATCGCCTGAAAAATCTCGGGGAGTTGCACAAACTCACCGAAGTGCAGCTCTATAAAAATTGGTCTACCAGCCGGGACGGCGGGTTACGCACCACGATACGGGAGGAATTGAAACAATGA
- a CDS encoding methylenetetrahydrofolate reductase, with amino-acid sequence MTAEYSAGSKLEKIFRSGQKAVTGECGPPRGCDVEHFKHKANFLKGNVDAVNVTDNQTAVVRFCSMAAAKILLEMGMEPVMQMVTRDMNRIGLQSNILGAAALGIKNLLCLTGDHQSFGDHPQAKNVHDLDSVMLAHTVKNMRDEGKMISGTELQGRPKIFIGAAANPFADPQEFRVVRLGKKINAGVQFVQTQCIYNMERWRKFMEMANDMGLTEKCFIMAGITPLKSVGMANYMKKFVPGLDVPDSFITRLKGVPKDKVAAEGIKIAVEQIHECLAMKGVSGIHLMAIEWEDHVPEIVEAAGLLPRPVIEAD; translated from the coding sequence ATGACCGCCGAATACTCCGCGGGAAGCAAACTGGAAAAAATCTTTAGGAGCGGCCAGAAGGCCGTGACCGGCGAATGCGGCCCGCCCCGGGGCTGCGACGTCGAGCATTTCAAGCACAAGGCGAATTTTCTGAAAGGTAACGTTGATGCCGTCAACGTCACCGACAACCAGACCGCGGTAGTGCGGTTCTGTTCCATGGCCGCCGCGAAAATCCTCCTGGAAATGGGCATGGAACCGGTGATGCAGATGGTCACCCGGGATATGAACCGCATCGGCCTCCAGAGCAATATTCTAGGCGCTGCGGCCTTGGGGATCAAGAACCTGCTGTGCCTGACCGGCGATCACCAGTCCTTCGGCGACCATCCCCAGGCCAAGAACGTTCACGACCTGGATTCCGTCATGCTGGCCCACACCGTCAAGAACATGCGGGATGAGGGCAAGATGATCAGTGGCACCGAACTCCAGGGCCGGCCCAAAATCTTCATCGGCGCCGCGGCCAACCCCTTTGCCGACCCCCAGGAATTCCGGGTGGTGCGCCTGGGCAAAAAGATCAATGCCGGGGTCCAGTTCGTCCAGACCCAGTGCATTTATAATATGGAGCGCTGGCGGAAGTTCATGGAAATGGCCAACGACATGGGCCTCACGGAAAAGTGCTTCATCATGGCCGGCATTACGCCGCTGAAATCCGTGGGTATGGCCAACTACATGAAAAAATTCGTGCCCGGCCTGGACGTGCCCGACTCCTTCATCACCCGGTTGAAGGGCGTGCCTAAGGACAAGGTGGCCGCAGAAGGCATCAAGATCGCGGTGGAGCAGATCCATGAGTGCCTGGCCATGAAAGGCGTATCAGGCATCCACCTCATGGCCATCGAATGGGAAGACCATGTGCCGGAGATCGTCGAAGCCGCCGGTCTCCTGCCGCGGCCGGTGATAGAAGCCGACTAA
- a CDS encoding type II toxin-antitoxin system Phd/YefM family antitoxin, protein MDSLTVSKFKATCLAVVEEVAKTKKRIIITKRGKPIAELIPYDTETEPVPLNETVAFMGDIISPVAAEDWESLK, encoded by the coding sequence ATGGACTCTCTAACGGTGTCGAAATTCAAAGCAACCTGCCTGGCGGTGGTGGAAGAGGTGGCCAAAACCAAGAAGCGGATAATCATTACCAAACGGGGCAAGCCCATCGCTGAATTGATTCCCTATGACACGGAAACGGAGCCGGTGCCCCTGAACGAGACGGTGGCCTTTATGGGGGATATCATCTCGCCGGTGGCTGCAGAGGATTGGGAATCTCTCAAATGA
- a CDS encoding type II toxin-antitoxin system VapC family toxin: MKSILLDTHVWIWLSIGDLHSRSAQAQQELSGGSRWISAISCWELAKLVERQRIRFTISTLSWIRRSLNENDIRIVELTPEIAVESTNLQGFHRDPADQIIVATSRVLGMPLVTADQRIIQFGDVETIW; this comes from the coding sequence ATGAAATCAATCCTTCTGGATACCCATGTTTGGATTTGGCTGAGCATCGGCGATCTACATTCCCGCTCCGCTCAGGCCCAACAGGAATTAAGCGGCGGCAGTCGTTGGATTTCTGCCATTTCCTGTTGGGAGTTGGCTAAGTTGGTGGAGCGGCAACGTATCAGGTTCACCATTTCCACTCTGAGCTGGATCCGCCGTTCCTTAAACGAAAATGATATCCGCATCGTGGAGTTGACCCCCGAAATCGCGGTGGAAAGTACCAATCTGCAAGGATTTCACCGGGACCCCGCGGATCAGATCATCGTGGCCACCTCGCGGGTGTTGGGGATGCCGTTGGTGACTGCGGATCAGAGAATTATCCAGTTCGGCGACGTAGAAACCATCTGGTAG
- the cooS gene encoding anaerobic carbon-monoxide dehydrogenase catalytic subunit — MDHSSSRDKPVSIHSDTLAMVDKARAEGLEIIWDRAAAQEPQCGFCELGLSCRICVMGPCRIDPFGDGPQRGICGADAHIMVARNLGRMVAAGAASHSDHGRDLLETLLAVGEGRAPGFGIADGDKLNRLAAEFGVAAELEPLAKAKELALAMMEEYGIKKGYLTFTRRLPAVRLEKWRALGIEPRGVDWEVTEMMHRTHMGVDNDAVNLLVQALRVALADGWGGSMIATEISDVLFGTPKPTASQVNLGVLKGDQVNLILHGHSPLVSEMVVRAAQDPKLVARAKELGAGAINVVGLCCTGNEVLMRQGIPMVGNHLVQELTLITGAVEAMVVDYQCIMPSLGDLAACYHTKFYTTAAKAKFPGAIHLPFSPETGEELGRELVSQAVENFARRRPERVLIPGTPVSQVSGFSVEIIKEALGGTWDPLLDAIKAGQIRGAVGVVGCNNPKVVHDYGHTTLTRKLIEHDILVVDTGCAAVAHAKAGFKQLSAAALAGPGLKAVCQALGIPPVLHMGSCVDNTRIINLAAELAQALGVDLDQLPLAAAAPEWYSEKAATIACYAVASGVYTVLGVMPPVLGSSAVTDLLLNGLEAHVGATFAVETDPAKAADLIIAHVEGKRRGLGLEAR, encoded by the coding sequence ATGGACCATTCCTCTTCCCGCGATAAGCCCGTCTCCATCCACTCCGATACTCTGGCCATGGTGGACAAGGCCCGGGCCGAAGGATTGGAGATCATCTGGGATCGGGCCGCGGCTCAGGAGCCCCAGTGCGGCTTTTGCGAGTTGGGGCTTTCCTGCCGCATCTGCGTTATGGGACCTTGCCGGATTGATCCCTTTGGCGACGGCCCTCAGCGGGGTATTTGCGGCGCCGACGCCCACATCATGGTGGCCCGCAACCTGGGCCGTATGGTGGCCGCGGGCGCAGCCTCCCACTCCGATCACGGCCGTGACCTGCTGGAAACACTCCTGGCCGTGGGTGAAGGCCGGGCGCCGGGGTTCGGCATCGCGGACGGGGACAAACTGAACCGCCTGGCCGCGGAGTTCGGGGTGGCGGCGGAGCTTGAACCCTTGGCCAAGGCCAAGGAGCTGGCCCTGGCCATGATGGAAGAATACGGCATCAAGAAGGGCTACCTCACCTTCACCCGGCGCCTGCCCGCGGTGCGCCTGGAAAAATGGCGCGCCCTGGGCATCGAGCCCCGGGGGGTGGATTGGGAAGTCACCGAAATGATGCACCGCACCCACATGGGCGTGGACAACGACGCGGTCAACCTCCTGGTCCAGGCACTTAGGGTGGCCCTGGCGGACGGCTGGGGCGGCTCCATGATTGCCACGGAGATTTCCGACGTCCTCTTCGGCACTCCCAAACCCACGGCCTCTCAGGTTAATTTAGGCGTGCTCAAAGGGGACCAGGTGAACCTCATCCTCCATGGCCACTCGCCTCTGGTTTCGGAAATGGTGGTCCGGGCCGCCCAGGACCCGAAACTGGTGGCCCGGGCAAAAGAATTGGGGGCGGGGGCCATCAACGTGGTGGGCTTGTGCTGCACCGGCAACGAGGTCCTCATGCGCCAAGGGATTCCCATGGTCGGCAACCACCTGGTGCAGGAACTCACCCTGATCACCGGCGCGGTGGAGGCCATGGTGGTGGACTACCAGTGCATCATGCCGTCTTTGGGGGACCTGGCCGCGTGCTACCACACCAAATTTTACACCACCGCGGCCAAGGCCAAGTTTCCCGGAGCCATTCACCTGCCGTTCTCCCCGGAAACCGGCGAGGAGTTGGGCCGCGAGTTGGTTTCCCAGGCGGTGGAGAACTTCGCCCGACGCCGGCCCGAGAGGGTGCTCATCCCCGGAACCCCCGTGTCCCAGGTAAGCGGCTTCTCGGTGGAGATCATCAAGGAAGCCTTAGGCGGCACCTGGGACCCCTTGCTGGACGCCATCAAAGCAGGCCAGATTAGGGGCGCGGTGGGCGTGGTGGGCTGCAACAATCCGAAGGTGGTACATGACTACGGCCATACCACCCTCACCCGGAAGCTCATCGAACATGACATTCTGGTGGTGGACACCGGCTGTGCCGCGGTGGCCCACGCCAAGGCGGGCTTCAAACAGCTTTCGGCCGCGGCCCTGGCCGGTCCGGGCCTGAAGGCGGTCTGCCAAGCCCTGGGTATCCCGCCGGTCCTCCACATGGGGTCGTGTGTGGACAACACCCGCATCATCAATCTGGCCGCGGAACTGGCCCAGGCCCTGGGTGTGGATCTGGATCAACTGCCCCTGGCCGCGGCGGCCCCCGAATGGTATTCCGAGAAGGCCGCCACCATCGCCTGCTATGCCGTGGCCAGCGGCGTCTACACCGTACTGGGGGTCATGCCCCCGGTCCTGGGCAGCAGCGCGGTCACCGACCTGTTATTGAACGGTCTGGAAGCCCATGTGGGGGCCACCTTCGCGGTAGAGACCGACCCGGCCAAGGCCGCAGACCTTATCATTGCGCATGTGGAAGGCAAGCGCCGGGGGTTGGGTTTGGAAGCGAGGTGA
- a CDS encoding HEPN domain-containing protein, which translates to MTPDQEELLGRARESIAAARLLLEGGFPGFAASRAYYAMFYLTQAVLEGEGLAFSKHSAVIAAFGKYLVKPGRISAEYHRYLLDALEARHEGDYSPVSSITIETAKEHLKRAEKFLTLVESFLQ; encoded by the coding sequence ATGACACCTGACCAGGAAGAACTCCTTGGTCGCGCCAGGGAGAGCATAGCCGCAGCCCGCTTATTGCTTGAAGGCGGCTTCCCCGGGTTTGCTGCCTCCAGAGCCTATTATGCCATGTTTTATCTAACCCAAGCCGTTTTGGAGGGGGAAGGGCTGGCTTTCTCGAAACATTCCGCAGTAATCGCCGCCTTTGGCAAATACCTGGTCAAACCCGGCCGTATTTCCGCTGAATATCATCGCTATTTGCTGGACGCCTTGGAAGCACGACACGAAGGCGATTATTCACCGGTTTCTAGTATTACCATCGAGACAGCCAAAGAACACTTGAAACGTGCCGAAAAATTCCTAACCCTGGTTGAAAGCTTCCTTCAGTAG